A stretch of Anaeromyxobacter dehalogenans 2CP-1 DNA encodes these proteins:
- a CDS encoding WecB/TagA/CpsF family glycosyltransferase → MKVARLEWPDLLEWFLRRLDAPAPVRCGTLVLANAHTLNVASANPAAREAIRAATLVLNDGVGLDVYARLRTGAPFPYNFAGTDLVPRLLGECARRGLPLRVFLYGARPGRAAEAARRIERAYAPVKVIGALDGHETTGDEARRAIDAAHPDLLLVGLGNPRQEEWLAANAPGLRARIAIGVGALFDFMSGSVVRAPRAVRAMRLEWMFRLALEPRRLFRRYVVGVPLFLWRTLTYRPEPVPSHPTQSPLGAGKPRIGPRNDSGFGAVLARTGTDAKDSGSGVRMGSAG, encoded by the coding sequence GTGAAGGTCGCGCGCCTGGAGTGGCCGGACCTCCTCGAGTGGTTCCTCCGCCGCCTCGACGCGCCGGCGCCCGTCCGGTGCGGCACGCTCGTGCTGGCGAACGCGCACACGCTCAACGTCGCGTCCGCGAACCCCGCGGCGCGCGAGGCGATCCGCGCGGCGACCCTGGTCCTGAACGACGGCGTCGGGCTCGACGTGTACGCGCGGCTCCGCACCGGCGCGCCGTTTCCGTACAACTTCGCCGGCACCGATCTCGTGCCGCGCCTGCTGGGGGAGTGTGCCCGGCGCGGCCTGCCGCTGCGCGTCTTCCTGTACGGGGCGCGCCCCGGCCGCGCGGCGGAGGCGGCGCGACGCATCGAGCGCGCGTACGCACCGGTGAAGGTGATCGGCGCACTGGACGGCCACGAGACGACCGGCGACGAGGCACGCCGGGCCATCGACGCCGCCCACCCCGACCTGCTGCTCGTCGGGCTCGGGAACCCGCGGCAGGAGGAGTGGCTGGCGGCGAACGCGCCGGGGCTCCGGGCGCGCATCGCGATCGGGGTCGGGGCGCTGTTCGACTTCATGAGCGGGAGCGTCGTGCGCGCCCCCCGCGCGGTGCGCGCGATGCGCCTCGAGTGGATGTTCCGCCTCGCCCTGGAGCCCCGCCGGCTCTTCCGCCGGTACGTGGTCGGGGTGCCGCTCTTCCTCTGGCGAACCCTCACCTACCGCCCCGAGCCGGTACCCTCCCACCCGACCCAGAGTCCTTTGGGCGCCGGAAAGCCCCGGATCGGGCCACGCAACGACTCCGGGTTCGGCGCGGTGCTCGCGAGGACGGGGACCGACGCGAAGGACTCCGGGTCGGGGGTGAGGATGGGGTCGGCGGGCTGA
- a CDS encoding endonuclease/exonuclease/phosphatase family protein: protein MAGGKKILGVTTRNLYLGADLGPVMAAATPAAFVAATTAVWVTVQANDFHVRAEAIADELAATRPGLVGLQEAYLWRVQDPGDFLAGGTTPATTVAYDYVQDLLDALAARDLHYVVAAEVTLFDFEAPVATGQDVRMTDRGVILARSDLATALPTGGVYATLLPVTVLGNPVQVKRGWVSVDARYRGEWLRFVSTHLEAYHAGVRTAQAAELAGALAAETRPVVLVGDLNSQPGTEGEAVLAAAGFSDVWAAVNGDAPGLTCCFPEDLRIGPGDPGFADLSTRIDYVLVRGPVEPWSAEVVGETADERVGGLWPSDHAGVAAEVRVTDGRHAGE, encoded by the coding sequence ATGGCAGGAGGCAAGAAGATCCTGGGCGTGACCACCCGGAACCTGTACCTCGGCGCCGATCTCGGGCCGGTCATGGCCGCCGCCACCCCGGCGGCGTTCGTCGCGGCGACGACCGCGGTGTGGGTCACCGTGCAGGCGAACGACTTCCACGTGCGCGCGGAGGCGATCGCCGACGAGCTGGCCGCCACGCGGCCCGGCCTGGTCGGGCTCCAGGAGGCGTACCTCTGGCGCGTGCAGGACCCGGGCGACTTCCTCGCCGGCGGAACCACCCCCGCCACCACGGTCGCGTACGACTACGTCCAGGACCTCCTCGACGCGCTCGCCGCGCGCGACCTCCACTACGTGGTCGCGGCCGAGGTGACGCTGTTCGACTTCGAGGCGCCGGTGGCGACCGGGCAGGACGTCCGCATGACGGATCGCGGCGTGATCCTGGCGCGGAGCGATCTCGCCACCGCGCTGCCGACGGGCGGCGTGTACGCGACGCTCCTGCCCGTGACCGTGCTCGGGAACCCGGTGCAGGTGAAGCGGGGCTGGGTGTCGGTGGACGCGAGGTACCGCGGCGAGTGGCTGCGCTTCGTCTCGACGCACCTCGAGGCCTACCACGCGGGCGTGCGCACCGCCCAGGCGGCGGAGCTCGCCGGCGCGCTCGCCGCCGAGACGCGCCCGGTGGTGCTGGTCGGCGATCTCAACTCCCAGCCCGGCACCGAGGGCGAGGCCGTGCTGGCCGCCGCCGGGTTCAGCGACGTCTGGGCGGCGGTGAACGGCGACGCGCCCGGGCTCACCTGCTGCTTCCCCGAGGACCTGCGCATCGGCCCGGGCGACCCCGGCTTCGCCGACCTGTCCACGCGCATCGACTACGTGCTCGTGCGCGGCCCGGTGGAGCCGTGGAGCGCGGAGGTGGTGGGCGAGACCGCCGACGAGCGGGTGGGTGGCCTGTGGCCGAGCGATCACGCGGGGGTGGCGGCAGAGGTGCGCGTGACCGACGGGCGGCACGCGGGCGAGTGA
- the nifJ gene encoding pyruvate:ferredoxin (flavodoxin) oxidoreductase, translating into MASRRMVTMDGNEAVASVAHRVSEVIAIYPITPSSNMGEWADEWSAKGRKNVWGTVPSVAEMQSEGGAAGAVHGALQAGSLTTTFTASQGLLLMIPNMYKIAGELTAFCMHVSARAVATHALSIFGDHSDVMAVRQTGFGLLSSASVQEAHDMAAIAHRATLLSRVPFLHFFDGFRTSHEVAKIEELTDDDLRAMIPEELVAAHRARALTPDRPTLRGSAQNPDAFFQAREACNPYYLDAAGHVQAAMDHFGKLTGRKYKLFEYFGHPEAERVVVAMGSACDTAQETVEHLIARGEKVGLLKVRLYRPFDLGAFMTALPRTVQALAVLDRTKEPGALGEPLYQDVVTALREAEQAHIDRFHHQITVIGGRYGLSSKEFTPGQVKAALDELLNARPKRHFTVGINDDVTHLSLRADPTFDTEGKDVVRALFFGLGADGTVGANKNSIKIIGEDTPNFAQGYFVYDSKKSGSVTISHLRFGPRPIHSAYLIEKANFVACHQFGFLEKYEMAEMTVPGATLLLNSPYGPDEVWGHLPREVQEQILTKGLKLYVIDAYKVARDTGMGVRINTIMQTCFFAISGVLPRDEAIGHIKKTIEKTYARKGAEVVQKNFAAVDHTLAHLYQVKVEGRAATGAPRPPTVSEAAPDFVKRVTALMLAGKGDQLPVSAFPVDGTWPTGTSKWEKRSIALEIPVWEPSLCIQCNKCALICPHAAIRPKFYGAEALGSAPKGFLAMDYKSADVKGAKYSLQVAPDDCTGCTLCVEICPAESKTEKGKKAINMAEAMPLKEKERANFEFFLSIPDADRKKVKLDVKGTQFLEPLFEFSGACTGCGETPYLKLLTQLYGDRAVIANATGCSSIFGGNLPTTPYTQNCEGRGPAWANSLFEDNAEFGFGMRLSIDKQAEQARELLAVLGPKLGDALVDELLKADQSDETGIEKQRARVAELKAKLQMMDGLEARWLLRIADYLVRKSVWIVGGDGWAYDIGYGGLDHVIAQGRDVNILVLDTEVYSNTGGQASKATPMGAAAKFAVAGKNLPKKDLAMLAMSYGHPYVARVAMGAKDAQTIAAFKEADSYPGTSVIVAYAHCIAHGYEMSEALGQQEKAVDSGYWPLFRYDPRRVAAGDSPLKLDSAAPKIDLARFTEGETRFRQVEQANPAGFARMLEQAQKDVREKYALYEQLAKAMNPANLVPGAAGGNGKPRA; encoded by the coding sequence ATGGCGAGCAGGCGAATGGTGACGATGGACGGCAACGAGGCCGTCGCCTCCGTGGCCCACCGGGTCAGCGAGGTCATCGCCATCTACCCGATCACCCCGTCCTCGAACATGGGGGAGTGGGCGGACGAGTGGTCGGCGAAGGGCCGCAAGAACGTGTGGGGCACGGTGCCCAGCGTGGCGGAGATGCAGTCGGAGGGCGGCGCCGCGGGCGCGGTCCACGGCGCGCTGCAGGCGGGCTCGCTCACGACGACCTTCACGGCGTCGCAGGGCCTGCTGCTCATGATCCCGAACATGTACAAGATCGCGGGCGAGCTCACCGCGTTCTGCATGCACGTGAGCGCGCGCGCGGTCGCGACCCACGCGCTGTCGATCTTCGGCGACCACTCCGACGTGATGGCGGTGCGCCAGACCGGCTTCGGGCTGCTCTCCTCGGCCTCGGTGCAGGAGGCCCATGACATGGCGGCCATCGCGCACCGCGCCACGCTGCTGTCGCGCGTGCCGTTCTTGCACTTCTTCGACGGCTTCCGCACCTCGCACGAGGTGGCGAAGATCGAGGAGCTCACCGACGACGACCTGCGCGCCATGATCCCGGAGGAGCTGGTGGCGGCGCACCGCGCCCGCGCCCTCACCCCGGACCGGCCCACGCTCCGCGGCAGCGCGCAGAACCCCGACGCGTTCTTCCAGGCGCGCGAGGCCTGCAACCCGTACTACCTCGACGCCGCCGGGCACGTGCAGGCGGCGATGGACCACTTCGGGAAGCTCACCGGCCGCAAGTACAAGCTGTTCGAGTACTTCGGGCACCCCGAGGCGGAGCGCGTGGTGGTGGCGATGGGCTCGGCCTGCGACACCGCGCAGGAGACCGTCGAGCACCTGATCGCGCGCGGCGAGAAGGTCGGCCTGCTGAAGGTCCGGCTCTACCGGCCGTTCGACCTGGGCGCGTTCATGACCGCGCTGCCCCGCACCGTGCAGGCGCTGGCGGTGCTCGACCGCACCAAGGAGCCGGGCGCGCTCGGCGAGCCGCTCTACCAGGACGTGGTCACCGCGCTCCGGGAGGCGGAGCAGGCGCACATCGACCGGTTCCACCACCAGATCACGGTCATCGGCGGGCGCTACGGCCTCTCCTCGAAGGAGTTCACGCCCGGCCAGGTCAAGGCGGCGCTGGACGAGCTCCTGAACGCGCGCCCGAAGCGGCACTTCACGGTGGGCATCAACGACGACGTCACCCACCTGTCGCTCAGGGCCGACCCGACCTTCGACACCGAGGGCAAGGACGTGGTCCGGGCGCTGTTCTTCGGCCTCGGCGCGGACGGCACGGTCGGCGCGAACAAGAACTCCATCAAGATCATCGGCGAGGACACGCCCAACTTCGCGCAGGGCTACTTCGTCTACGACTCGAAGAAGTCCGGGTCGGTGACCATCAGCCACCTGCGCTTCGGGCCGCGCCCCATCCACTCCGCGTACCTCATCGAGAAGGCGAACTTCGTCGCCTGCCACCAGTTCGGCTTCCTCGAGAAGTACGAGATGGCCGAGATGACGGTGCCCGGCGCGACGCTGCTCCTCAACTCGCCCTACGGTCCGGACGAGGTGTGGGGCCACCTCCCGCGCGAGGTCCAGGAGCAGATCCTGACGAAGGGCCTCAAGCTGTACGTCATCGACGCGTACAAGGTCGCGCGCGACACGGGCATGGGGGTGCGCATCAACACCATCATGCAGACGTGCTTCTTCGCGATCTCCGGCGTCCTGCCGCGCGACGAGGCCATCGGCCACATCAAGAAGACCATCGAGAAGACCTACGCGCGCAAGGGCGCCGAGGTGGTGCAGAAGAACTTCGCCGCGGTGGACCACACCCTCGCGCACCTGTACCAGGTGAAGGTGGAGGGCCGCGCCGCCACCGGCGCGCCGCGCCCGCCGACGGTCTCGGAGGCCGCGCCCGACTTCGTGAAGCGCGTCACCGCGCTCATGCTCGCGGGCAAGGGCGACCAGCTCCCCGTGTCGGCGTTCCCGGTGGACGGCACCTGGCCCACCGGCACGTCGAAGTGGGAGAAGCGGTCGATCGCGCTCGAGATCCCGGTGTGGGAGCCGAGCCTCTGCATCCAGTGCAACAAGTGCGCGCTCATCTGCCCGCACGCGGCCATCCGGCCGAAGTTCTACGGCGCCGAGGCGCTCGGGAGCGCGCCGAAGGGCTTCCTGGCGATGGACTACAAGAGCGCCGACGTGAAGGGGGCGAAGTACTCGCTCCAGGTGGCGCCCGACGACTGCACCGGCTGCACGCTGTGCGTCGAGATCTGCCCGGCGGAGTCGAAGACGGAGAAGGGCAAGAAGGCCATCAACATGGCCGAGGCCATGCCGCTGAAGGAGAAGGAGCGGGCGAACTTCGAGTTCTTCCTCTCCATCCCCGACGCCGACCGCAAGAAGGTGAAGCTCGACGTGAAGGGGACGCAGTTCCTCGAGCCGCTGTTCGAGTTCTCCGGCGCATGCACCGGCTGCGGCGAGACCCCGTACCTGAAGCTCCTCACCCAGCTCTACGGTGACCGCGCCGTCATCGCGAACGCCACCGGCTGCTCGTCGATCTTCGGCGGCAACCTCCCGACCACCCCGTACACGCAGAACTGCGAGGGGCGCGGGCCGGCCTGGGCGAACTCGCTGTTCGAGGACAACGCCGAGTTCGGCTTCGGCATGCGCCTCTCGATCGACAAGCAGGCCGAGCAGGCCCGCGAGCTGCTCGCCGTGCTCGGGCCGAAGCTCGGGGACGCGCTGGTGGACGAGCTGCTGAAGGCCGACCAGTCCGACGAGACCGGGATCGAGAAGCAGCGGGCGCGGGTGGCGGAGCTGAAGGCCAAGCTGCAGATGATGGACGGGCTCGAGGCGCGCTGGCTGCTCCGCATCGCGGACTATCTCGTGCGCAAGAGCGTCTGGATCGTCGGCGGCGACGGGTGGGCGTACGACATCGGGTACGGCGGCCTCGACCACGTCATCGCGCAGGGGCGCGACGTGAACATCCTGGTGCTCGACACCGAGGTGTACTCGAACACCGGCGGCCAGGCGTCGAAGGCGACGCCCATGGGCGCGGCGGCGAAGTTCGCGGTGGCCGGCAAGAACCTTCCCAAGAAGGATCTGGCCATGCTCGCGATGAGCTACGGGCACCCGTACGTCGCGCGGGTCGCGATGGGCGCGAAGGACGCGCAGACCATCGCCGCGTTCAAGGAGGCGGACAGCTACCCCGGGACCTCGGTGATCGTGGCGTACGCGCACTGCATCGCGCACGGCTACGAGATGAGCGAGGCGCTCGGGCAGCAGGAGAAGGCGGTGGACTCCGGGTACTGGCCGCTGTTCCGGTACGACCCGCGCCGCGTCGCCGCCGGCGACAGCCCGCTGAAGCTGGACAGCGCCGCGCCGAAGATCGACCTCGCGCGCTTCACCGAGGGCGAGACCCGGTTCCGGCAGGTGGAGCAGGCGAACCCGGCCGGCTTCGCGAGGATGCTGGAGCAGGCGCAGAAGGACGTCCGGGAGAAGTACGCGCTGTACGAGCAGCTCGCGAAGGCGATGAACCCGGCGAACCTCGTCCCCGGCGCCGCCGGGGGGAACGGCAAGCCGCGCGCCTGA
- a CDS encoding transposase, producing the protein MTAPRQVLPGVTYLVTRRCFQRMFLLRPSPATNAIFLYVLAVAARRYGILVHAFCVMSNHFHLVVTDVNARLPEFEQYLNALVARAVNASLGRWESFWAPGSYSAVALSSPQDVLEKVAYVLTNPVKAGLVASAKEWPGLWSAPESIGAGALRVTRPDGFFRRSGPMPEVVELALVPPPGFEPADAFRSLLVDAIAAREREVAHAHALAGIGFVGARRVLAQRPTARPPEPPPMRGLRPRVAARDRWKRIEAIGRLVGFLRAYREAWRARRAGRSGVIFPAGTYLLRVLHGVPCASFG; encoded by the coding sequence ATGACCGCTCCGCGTCAGGTCCTCCCGGGCGTCACGTACCTCGTGACGCGCCGCTGCTTCCAGCGCATGTTCCTGCTCCGCCCCTCACCCGCGACGAACGCGATCTTCCTGTACGTGCTCGCCGTCGCCGCGCGGCGGTACGGGATCCTGGTGCACGCGTTCTGCGTGATGTCGAACCACTTCCACCTGGTCGTCACCGACGTGAACGCGCGCCTGCCAGAGTTCGAGCAGTACCTGAACGCGCTCGTGGCCCGGGCGGTGAACGCCTCGCTCGGCCGCTGGGAGTCGTTCTGGGCGCCGGGCAGCTACAGCGCCGTGGCGCTCTCGTCGCCGCAGGACGTGCTCGAGAAGGTCGCCTACGTCCTCACGAACCCGGTGAAGGCCGGGCTGGTCGCCTCCGCCAAGGAGTGGCCAGGGCTCTGGTCGGCGCCGGAGTCGATCGGCGCGGGCGCGTTACGGGTGACGCGACCGGATGGGTTCTTCCGCCGGAGCGGTCCGATGCCGGAAGTCGTCGAGCTCGCGCTCGTGCCGCCGCCTGGGTTCGAGCCTGCGGATGCGTTCCGCTCGCTGCTCGTCGACGCGATCGCGGCGCGGGAGCGCGAGGTCGCCCACGCGCACGCGCTGGCCGGCATCGGGTTCGTGGGCGCGCGGCGGGTGCTCGCGCAGCGACCCACGGCCCGCCCGCCGGAGCCGCCGCCGATGCGCGGCCTCCGCCCACGGGTGGCGGCGCGAGACCGCTGGAAGCGGATCGAGGCGATCGGGCGGCTGGTCGGGTTCCTGCGCGCGTACCGGGAGGCTTGGCGCGCGCGACGCGCCGGGCGCTCCGGCGTGATCTTCCCGGCCGGCACGTACCTGCTGCGCGTCCTGCACGGCGTTCCCTGCGCCAGCTTCGGCTGA
- a CDS encoding efflux RND transporter periplasmic adaptor subunit: MPRATGPRHGCRLLGLALAAAVGLAGCKRDGGRAAEAAQEQPPVALAPENVAVVSSRRLQSGPEVAGTLHARRTATLRAEVGGAVAEVRVDAGERVKSGQLLARIDASALQDAVRAAHSAVTSAQNALRVAESGARRAHTLAREGAMAEQDAERADAQLEAARAQVEDAKARLAAAEQQAGKTAVRAPFAGVVSERSVSSGDVVASGAALYTVIDPSRLQFEGSVPAASVGALVPGAPVDFSVTGFGGRRFDGHIERVNPAVDPSTGQVRVYVDVPNADGRLLAGLYAQGRVASQASEALSAPATAVDATSTPPTVMKVQDGKVQKVAVEIALRDDVAGAVGFRSGVKQGDVLVLGSARGALADGTPVRVVEDPRAQKSN; this comes from the coding sequence ATGCCGAGAGCCACCGGACCTCGACACGGATGCAGGCTGCTCGGGCTGGCGCTCGCCGCGGCGGTCGGCCTGGCCGGCTGCAAGCGAGACGGCGGCAGGGCGGCCGAGGCCGCGCAGGAGCAGCCTCCGGTCGCGCTCGCGCCGGAGAACGTCGCGGTGGTGTCGTCCCGCCGTCTGCAGTCCGGCCCGGAGGTGGCCGGCACGCTGCACGCCCGCCGCACGGCCACGCTGCGCGCCGAGGTGGGCGGCGCCGTCGCCGAGGTCCGCGTCGACGCGGGCGAGCGGGTGAAGTCGGGCCAGCTCCTCGCCCGGATCGACGCCTCGGCGCTGCAGGACGCGGTGCGGGCGGCCCACTCCGCGGTGACCTCGGCGCAGAACGCGCTGCGCGTGGCGGAGTCCGGCGCCCGGCGCGCACACACGCTGGCGCGCGAGGGCGCCATGGCCGAGCAGGACGCGGAGCGCGCCGACGCGCAGCTCGAGGCGGCGCGCGCGCAGGTCGAGGACGCGAAGGCCCGGCTCGCCGCGGCCGAGCAGCAGGCCGGCAAGACCGCCGTGCGCGCGCCGTTCGCCGGCGTGGTCTCGGAGCGGAGCGTCTCGTCCGGCGACGTGGTGGCGTCCGGCGCGGCGCTCTACACGGTGATCGATCCCTCGCGGCTCCAGTTCGAGGGCTCGGTGCCCGCGGCGAGCGTGGGCGCGCTCGTGCCGGGCGCGCCGGTGGACTTCTCGGTGACCGGCTTCGGCGGCCGCCGCTTCGACGGCCACATCGAGCGCGTGAACCCCGCCGTCGATCCCAGCACCGGCCAGGTGCGCGTCTACGTGGACGTGCCGAACGCCGACGGCCGGCTCCTCGCCGGCCTCTACGCGCAGGGGCGGGTGGCGAGCCAGGCGAGCGAGGCCCTGTCGGCGCCGGCGACCGCGGTCGACGCGACCTCCACCCCGCCCACCGTCATGAAGGTGCAGGACGGGAAGGTGCAGAAGGTGGCGGTCGAGATCGCGCTCCGCGACGACGTGGCCGGCGCGGTGGGCTTCCGCTCCGGCGTGAAGCAGGGCGACGTGCTCGTGCTCGGCTCGGCCCGCGGCGCGCTCGCCGACGGCACCCCGGTCCGCGTGGTCGAGGACCCGCGCGCGCAGAAGTCGAACTAG
- a CDS encoding NAD-dependent epimerase: protein MPPTLVTGAAGFIGFHLAKALLDRGDVVLGVDSMVPYYDVRLKEARLAQLTGRPGFTFERLDLADREATSRLFERGGFGAVVHLAAQPGVRYSLENPHAYVDANVTGFLDVLEGCRRHPVRHLVYASSSSVYGGNTKVPFAVTDNVDHPVSLYAATKKANELMAYTYSHLFAIPATGLRFFTVYGPWGRPDMAPMLFARAILEGQPIKVFNHGQMRRDFTYVDDIVEGVIRVLDRPPAAGVVPPHRLYNIGNSQPVELLRFIDVMEAALGKKAVRELLPMQPGDVPATFADVSDLERDVGFRPATSIEEGVRRFVAWYRAYHRA, encoded by the coding sequence ATGCCCCCGACCCTGGTCACCGGCGCCGCCGGCTTCATCGGATTCCACCTCGCGAAGGCGCTGCTCGACCGCGGCGACGTGGTGCTCGGCGTCGACTCGATGGTGCCGTACTACGACGTCCGCCTGAAGGAGGCGCGCCTGGCCCAGCTCACCGGGCGCCCCGGGTTCACGTTCGAGCGGCTGGATCTCGCCGATCGCGAGGCGACCTCCCGTCTGTTCGAGCGCGGCGGCTTCGGCGCGGTCGTGCACCTCGCCGCCCAGCCCGGCGTGCGCTACTCGCTCGAGAACCCGCACGCCTACGTGGACGCGAACGTCACCGGGTTCCTCGACGTGCTCGAGGGCTGCCGCCGGCACCCGGTCCGCCACCTGGTCTACGCGTCCTCGAGCTCCGTCTACGGCGGCAACACCAAGGTGCCGTTCGCGGTCACCGACAACGTCGATCACCCGGTCAGCCTGTACGCCGCCACCAAGAAGGCGAACGAGCTGATGGCGTACACGTACAGCCACCTGTTCGCGATCCCCGCCACGGGGCTCCGCTTCTTCACCGTGTACGGTCCGTGGGGACGTCCGGACATGGCGCCCATGCTCTTCGCCCGCGCCATCCTCGAGGGCCAGCCGATCAAGGTCTTCAACCACGGGCAGATGCGGCGCGACTTCACCTACGTGGACGACATCGTCGAGGGCGTCATCCGCGTCCTCGACCGCCCGCCCGCGGCGGGCGTGGTGCCGCCGCACCGGCTCTACAACATCGGCAACAGCCAGCCCGTCGAGCTGCTCCGCTTCATCGACGTGATGGAGGCGGCGCTCGGGAAGAAGGCGGTCCGCGAGCTCCTGCCGATGCAGCCCGGCGACGTCCCGGCCACGTTCGCCGACGTGTCGGATCTGGAGCGGGACGTCGGCTTCCGGCCAGCGACCTCCATCGAGGAGGGCGTGCGACGCTTCGTGGCCTGGTACCGGGCGTACCACCGCGCGTGA